The genomic segment CATTAATTAAACTTACGTCATTTTCATACATTCCGATTAATTCTGCATATGCTTTTATAATAGTAATTGGGGTCTTAAATTCATGAGTTACATTACCTATAAATTCCTTTTGTTCCTTGTCCATTTTTTGTAATTTTTCTATCGCCATACTCAAAGAATCTCTCTCAACTTTAAGATCTTCAATATTTTTTTCTATAGTATTACTCATGAATACTATACCTTTGCTTAATTCCCCTAATTCATCATTACGATTGACTAGTTTTATTTCATGAAAATCACCTTTTTGAATATTTTCTACTGAATCTTTCATCATATATATATCTCTGGTAAGGTTGAAAAAGTAAATAATGCCAAGGATTACACCAAATATCAAAGCTAGAAAACCTGTTCCATAAAACATTTTTTTTGTATTATCATAAAATAAACTGCTTTCTTTAATTGAATATTCAAGTTCTAAAATTGCTACTATATCATTTTTATATTTAATTGGTGAATAAAAGTAAATTACATCATTGTTTTTTATAAATGATACTTTACCTTTAATAGCATACTCAATCATAAGATTTTTATCTTTATTTTCATTCACTTTACCATCTACCTTAAATCCAGAAAGAAGCTCTCCTTTTGTATCATATACACTGGCAGGTATAGTTCTAAGCCATGGCTTGTTAAATACGCTTCCTCTAGCAAGTTGAGCCTTATCACTAGTTCCATTATCACCTAAGTTAGAGCGTTCACTAAAATATTGCTCAAACATATCTTTTTGCTTAAACAAAGTCGCTTGATCTTGCTTATCTTGATAATTTTTTATTCCGTTAAGTACAAAAATACTTAAAAACGATATAACAACTAATAAAAGTGAGGCTGTAAAA from the Clostridium sp. CM027 genome contains:
- a CDS encoding cell wall metabolism sensor histidine kinase WalK, translated to MNYLKIGIKFKLIAFTASLLLVVISFLSIFVLNGIKNYQDKQDQATLFKQKDMFEQYFSERSNLGDNGTSDKAQLARGSVFNKPWLRTIPASVYDTKGELLSGFKVDGKVNENKDKNLMIEYAIKGKVSFIKNNDVIYFYSPIKYKNDIVAILELEYSIKESSLFYDNTKKMFYGTGFLALIFGVILGIIYFFNLTRDIYMMKDSVENIQKGDFHEIKLVNRNDELGELSKGIVFMSNTIEKNIEDLKVERDSLSMAIEKLQKMDKEQKEFIGNVTHEFKTPITIIKAYAELIGMYENDVSLINDGTTNISKECDRLATMVDKVLNLSALEKYDFEVRKKEVNLKETFDEICARIMGKIKKNNLTFKCDVENIIVTIDEENLRHIIINLIDNAIKYNRLNGSIDIECHKNGNKITITVADTGIGICEDDLFKIFEPFYRVESHRSRETGGAGLGLALVKKLVEKQQGTINVESKLDEGTIFFIEFSI